The Enoplosus armatus isolate fEnoArm2 chromosome 21, fEnoArm2.hap1, whole genome shotgun sequence genomic sequence GTTTCTTGTTAgtgcaaaaataacatttattcaaatggAAACAGCTTTAACTGTAAATATGTAGAGGCTTACATTTGTCTTTCCTGCGGGAACTCCTCACATCTCTGCATGAATGTCTCCCTGAACTTGCCTGTTCGAGGAGAGAGCAGCACCGCTGGTGGAACCACAACCACGATGACCACAGTGGTGACGGCAACACCGATGGCAATGGCATGTGTAACCTTCATTTAAAAGCCCCTTCTGTCAAATAAAAGCTCTGAGGAAGCTTTGATCTCAAGAGTTGCTTTGTAGGAGTGCACCGGCTACTTGTGGTCAGGggtttaaatactttaaaatgtcagcttgATTGCTTTCACTTTCACCTTTTTTTGGCTGACTAGGCAGGTGAGTGGGttaataatatacagtatatggtcCTTTTGTATATTTAGGAGCTACGTTTGTTGGGTatagttaaaagaaaaatgctcatcaGCAGCTGGCAGATGATCAGGGGCTATAATTCAAGAGCTCTTTAAAGGCCATGGGCTATCCATGAAACCCTCGACTCGGTTGTGATCACAACATGTAAAGCTTCAGTTGCAAACTTCGTATCTGGCTGGATGTTTTGAGGCTTTACATTCAGGAAAAATGcctgtaaaatgcaaaaaaagccAGAGAGAACGACAGCACTGTGTTTCAAACTATTTAATAAAAATGAGAGTAAGGGGAATATTTAACTTCTTATTTTTATGCACAAgattcttttctctgtctgtgcaaGTCCAGTGAAACCCTCTTAACGAAAGGATTTGGATCAGGTCCACAATGGATCCTTGACTTTTGATCCTTGATTTCTTTTATTACTTTATGTAATAGCAGCTCCTTCCTGATAGAAATGTAACTTTAGTACCaagtgtttgttctttttatcGTCACATAAAGGGTCCCGCTAACATAATCCGCCTCCACAGAAATTATTGTAACACATACTTAACAAACCTGTACACCACCATCTTTGCTTTTTCCTATTGAAGACGTCAACAATACAACCGTTTATTAAGACAGTGATGTTGCCACATGCTAATTCTGCAAACTAGCACACGCAATGCAGTGACATGACGTGACATGACAATGTGAATTCCAAGAGCTCTTCTTTGCATCTCTtcaatgcaaaaatacaaaataaaaacaaaaaatgttgaaTAGAATGATCCTGCTGATCATTTCTTAACACAAAGATAAATTGAATTGGTACAATGAATGTTACATAATATGTGGATTCTCTGAATATGCCTTCCTAGTGTTGCACTGAGGTGATAACTGTCTAATATTTAACTCAattattgtaaaaaaataatctaCAACCACATCTCAGGTCTTCATCCAGTGAATGGAGCTGTCACGGGAACTATTGGTGTATAAATGGGAGATCTCTGTTCAAGTTtaagtgcatttcattttctgtccttttatttTGATGCTTCATGTAACACAGGCAATTATTATCACACTTAAGAATCCAAAGGCAATTTCACAACCtcatatttcaacattttatttaaaaacatttcaaattctgCCACCAGGTAGGAGCGAGATCATCAGTTGAACATTAGATTAGATAGCAGCGCTGGTGTTTGACCCTACAGCACCCAAACTTGACACTTGGTAAAAAGCTTCCCCATCACACACAACCGTTTCTCTACAAAATACAAAGGTGCATTGTCATTAAAAATGGAATTTGGcatttatataaaaagacatttcacattAAGTCAAACTGGCCCACAGGTACAAAAATATTACACTTTATAATAGCACATTAGttcatttagaaatgaaaacaaatatctttTATAGCTGGTTAATGTTGTGTCTGAAGTATAATATGAACACATCTTCACCAACAGGATCCACAGGGTTTCTCTGGGTTGGAGCTGCACTCCTGGATCTgagctctgcagagagagagacacaaagtcGGTTTACTGCGCGAGGACAGAAACATACATGTGGTCACGtcctctcacacaaacatgctgcacTTACTCAGACACTTCCTTGCAGTTATATTTTATTCCTTCACTCAGCTCTTTCTGTAAATCCTTTAAAGATGCATTCGTGCAGTTTGTcctgaagaggaaacagaaaactTTAGGATCAATGTTCACAGTTATGAGTTTCTGAACATACAGAACATGTATGCTTATCTCattcaaaatcaacaacaacaaaaaggacaTTAGTGTTGTAGAAGTCTGGTGTACAAGATCTTACACAGTGTTCTTCTGTGTGACCAGAACAACATTCAGGCTCCTCATCCTGGGGGAGTTGAACCTCTTCACCTCGATGCTCCCAAAAATACTGACAACCGAAATAAAAGAGCACAATTTAGAGACACTGCATGACATCAACTCAACAGAGTACTGCACATAAACAGCAGATACGCTTCAAAGTGGACTACACGTTTATATTTCACAAGCTGTGTCATGTAAAGATCTACCTCTATTCAAAGGCTGACTAGCATAAAGTATGTAATCCATAATATCAATCTTACAGGAACGCAAACAAAGAGCAAACTGTTGTTAATGTTGGCTGAAAGTGACATAGTATAATAAGgtatgaatgaatgtgtttagCTTGTGGGGTGTTGGTCTGACATAACAAGCTGTCTGATAACATcaacttgtgatggacattttgtacaattttctgacattttattgacaatattgaaaataatggAGAAGATGATGTCCATTAGACAGCAGGGATAGCAAAAGTGCGGCTTTACTGTTTGATTAACAGcaaaggcaaagaaagaaagaaagaaagaagaagaatttacCAAATTTGGTTAGGCACATTCAGGACCACATTAAAGATGTGGAGGCAAATAATGAAACAGCAGAGAATCGGGGCCTCCTCAGATTTCTTTACTAAATAGGTAAAAAGGGGTTTAATGTGTGGCCTTCTTGGCCTTCTTACATAGATAGCTGTGACTCACCTCAGAGGACTGAACGGCGTGTCGATGGATCCGCTTAGCATCGCTGTGACATCACCACAGGCAACTTCTGCAAACTACAGACATGAAGATGATGTTAAAGATAATGCACTTCAGATTTGGACCACAGACCCACAAAAATCAGTTACACTGAAATATGGGATGAGTTAAAGGTTCATTTCATAAAGgacacactgtgtgtctttatCAGGAAGTATgacattgaataaaaaatatcacTAAGAGGCACCTTTATCCCACTTTTGGCGTTATGATAGGGTCACATTTACCAAAttattttactgtcaaaatGTTGCCATCGATTCAACAATCATGTTTTCAATGCAGCTAAAATTCAGTGAAAATTCTTTCCTGGCAGGTGTTCACTCTCAAGAAAATCTGCGAGGGGACGAACAGTTCAAGCAGCAAAACAAGACGTACAGCCTCCAAAAGCTGCCCTCACACTGACTTCATATCTGGTACAGTTTGGAAAACAACCAGGTTGTTTGGAGGACTTTCCCACACAAGGAAATACACAAAGGAGATAATAAGTAGGTGAACAGCAGCACATTCAAAGCATGAAAAACAGCTCGAGGCTTTTCTGCTCTCCAGAGACTTCACTGGCCAGTTGACAAGTAACACCACTAGTTAGGGATGTGTGCATCAGTCTTGGCCAATATAATTGTAATAGTAATAGTAGAAGTAATagtatttcatgtttgttatcatttttaaatatatcttTCTTTAACTTTTTGCTACTACATTATTCTCAGAATTAATGTTAGCTTATTAGGAGCTGaaagtcttgtttttgctgacatCCAGGAGAAATTAAACCATTATCCTGGCAAAAAGGATTTTCACCTGTTCTTCAGTCAtaaacacagaagacaaaacaaTTTAGACCAGACTCATAAAATGGATCACCAGGTTGTTTTTTCTCACTCAGGGCTTCCTTAATTGAAGCAACACCTGTGTAtattcaaattattttaaaaagtgacgTGAGGCCAGATTTACGTCCCGCCGTCTGTTTGGCTGTTACACTTTCCTGAAGACGCCAGCAGCAGCTAATTTGAATGTGCGAGGGCTCCTCTGAATGTGTGGGCTGCCACTGCTCGCTCAGGAGAGAGCTACACAATGTGGCTCCATGGAGACCAGGACAAAGCCTCATTGATGAAGAACCAGGCTGAGTGACCTTTTTCTTTACTCCTCTCCATCATGATCACTTATATTCAGGAGAGATTTGCTTCACCTTATGCTCCATACGTGTTATTTTAACCACTGCTTGTTCCCAGGACTGTCGTATTTTTGGCAAAACGAGTGAATTTGTGTTGAGGACTTACAGCAGCTGAGGCTTTGTTCCAAAATGAGCGAACAGTGTTGTTCTCACAGTCCGTCCATCCTGGGCAGCCGGTAGTGAACGTTtctagaaaaacacacacagattcaacactttttctttttgccatttcAGTGTAGTTGATAAGAATTTGTTTTGGTGAGcagctgacagaaaacaaaacaaaacctcgAGACGTAACAAAcccacagacagaaaataagtGCTCAGGACATAAAATTCAAAGTCAAACAATAAAAAGTTTAtgcaaaaaactaaaaatattaaTGGCACAGCAATCCCATAGAGATGCTACTAGATTACAATATTTTATGGACGAGAACAACAATAACACCTCTGATGTTTCTTACCGAGAGCCAGCAGCTAGTTAACTTAGCTTAgaacaaaggctggaaacaggaggaaacagttaGCCTCGTAACagcaaaggtaacaaaatcggCCCAGCACCACCTTTGAAGCTCACTAGTAAACATGTCATGGCTTGTTTGTTTATCCAAaaaactggctgctggtgtcCTTTATATTTAAATCTACTTGGCTGTATTTTGCAAATAATAAACTAAACTGAACATAACTTTACTCAATTATGAGGTTGTCTATTGCCTCTTACCGCTGCTGCCCTCCTTTCCACACCAGGTCAGGCCATTCATCACAGATCCCAACAGATAGTCCTCCAGGGTAAGAAAACAATCTCTCTTCTCCGTGAAGTCGTGGACCACATCCCTCGTTTTGCTCCAGAACATCatctaaacaaaaacaggtaACGTTGTAATATTCTGTATGATAAGAGAAGTCTTGAGTGGAGAATGTGCACACAGGCAGGCTGGTGGTGAGTGATGTTTACTCTGTTGCATGCAGGTTTGAAGGGGGCCGCGGCAATGAGAGGGTCATAGGCTTCCATGGGGACTTTACAGGGGTCCCGCCCTACATAGGCTTGTTCAAATGCATCCCATATCTTTTGACAGTCGtatctgaaaaataaacaggGAATTAACTCCCTCCCTTGAACATAACAATCCTGTTAATTTGAATCTTAATTATTGATGTTTTACTTCACTTTGTGACCTGTTTGTGGAAAGTGCTATAtaattaaagttattattattatttaaaatcacCCCACACAGTATGTCCAATTCATATTTCTAGTCAATAGTGGCTTAATTACAGTAAATAATACAGAAAACGGTGCTACAGGTAATTCAGGAACAGCATTGTCATTACTGTGTGTACGCGGGACAGACGGTAACAATGTGCAAACGTGCAGAAAAGAGGCCAGCCAATCAATCATTGACTGAAGGACCAAACAGACCACATCTTGGGCTGAACTCCAACTTTAGCATTAAATATACTTTCAGACATTTCCATCTGTATGACTCTGCACTTCTTATTATGAAAGCCCTTCCACTGTTTGAACACAGATGTGAATCACTGGTTCCTGCCAAGCTCACAAGccagcacgcacacactctgACTCCCATTCATTAAATCACAACTTCTGTATTTTGAGGTTGTCTGTTACACTGAGTTTCTAATGCAGTCgaatacaacagtcctgcagtaaatcctaccttcatgaaggttataataaACCTTTATGATCATTTAGCAGGATGTTACAGCACAGAGacgtgtttctgttatttaccctcattgaaataaatggacaaaataacagaaacacctgtgaGTATAAGGcaatacaacacaacaaactgcaTCCTCTTTCACAAATGATCAACACCTCTCATTTCACATTATAAAACAAGATTATAAATTGGTTGTTTTTATGGtaggactgttgtattagactgcattagttttagctaggtgtacccaATAAACCGCCAACATATATTTAACATATCTTAAATTGTATTTCTAATGGAATTGTTTTCAGTCACATTGTTATGAGAGGAAGCGCCGTGCTCCTTTAAAACATGATATTCTGCACACGCTTACCCTTTGAACGCCTCACACCTGGCAATAAACGTGGTCTTCAGTTGGTCTGTTTTCTGACTGAGCGTCAGTCCCAACACAACGGCGATAACGACAACAATCATGAGGAGGACAGCGCCGACGGTGAAGACACGGCAGCGTCTCATCTGTCTCTTCTCCGGAGGTCGATACTCAACAGGCTGCATTTCAAAACCTTAAAAACTCCAAAAGTCAGCGGCAGTTCGGCTCTGAAACGGTTGTTTTGTTGTCGCCGAGTGGTCGCTCGCGCTGGGACGTTTATTTATGGAGGAGCGAAAACGCTGTGCGCGCACACGTGCACCGGCGCGTGGCTATCTTTGCTCCAATCAGGTGTCTTTATCTGTTGCGGTGGAGCTGCCCAAACTGAGGTCTGAGGGTCACGAGGAGACAAGACTGGTGGAcaagtattttcacatttacagttttgcTGTACTTGTGCTTTAACTGAGTATTAACCAGTAGtgaaagaagtactcagatattttacttaagtaaaagtaccacagtgtagaaatactctcgttacaagtaaaagtcctgcatccaAAACTTTACTTGATAGCCTActagcatcaaaatatattttaagtacaaaaagtaaaagtactcattatgcagaatggctcattATAAAGTAATGTAATATTAAAGTGAAGtatacattaatgcatcaataattatgatccaataatataataatatattattttgacaaAGGACAGTCTGCATAATAAGTAgcctacttttacttttagttgcctactttgaatatattttaatgcagataattgtgtacttttacttataaggacttgtaatggagtataaccctaacccctaatATAGTGTGGTATTGTTGCTTTTACTTAATCCgaatacttctttcaccactacCCTTAAGAAAtctcaaataaaaataaaaactctgtAACTTTTAACTGACTCTTGAAACTCTTGAATGTATACAAATGTGCAAcatgcttgttttattttggcagtATGTATCTGAGGACATGAGCAGCTGCAGCTTTGGGTACAGGGACCTTCTACCTGGCTGTGCTGCATTTCATTCAGagaacacaaaaatatatttgtttaacAAGTTTTTTAACCATTTGTTTCCTTAAAATGTCTGTCTCGCTCGTGACTTTGTGGTTTTTAAAAGCTGGCTGCCTCTGACTCTTTCACCTTTTGGTATCGGGCGAGTAAGGTCAATACATTTAAACCAAGTATCTGGATTAAGTTCCTGGAATTAAATGATAATCAGCCACTAAAAGACGTTTGTGGGCTGTAATTCAAAGGTCATGGAATGGCTGTCAATAGTGAACATGTGGAGAAACGCTGCAGATCTTTGAGTACAAGCAGCACGATCAAAGTCAAAGGTCAACCACTCCACAAAACTGGTTCGCCATATCTGCTTTCCAGGATGTGTGATGACTTAATGACCCAATAATACAGGTATGTCATTTGGTGGATGTCTCCTGCTCTAATTATCTTGTGCCATAACTAAATTACatgaacagtggtggaaaggtacaattctgaggtacttgagtatttccatttcatgctatcctctacttctactccactacatctcagaggcaaatatcaTACTTCTTACCCCTCctaatttaattaattactttaGTTACTAGTAACTTGTAGATTCTGAttaatgatacaaaatataatcatgaaataaattatatattattatagataagactttattgaaTTGGGAAAATgcacaagctacccagcagtatgtaaaataattaaaattagctccaccttcagcagctgcatcattaaagtgatgtacacattaatgcatcactaattataatccagtaatataatgtatattaaaGTGgaatgggccattctgcacaatgactgcttttacttttggtactttaaatatattttgatgctagtacttttacttgtaacagagtatttctacaccatggtattgctgctttaacttaagtaaaagatctgagtacttctttcaccaccAACAGTGAGTTGGTTTGGTGCTACCAGGATCTACCTTTTgtcaaaccaaaataaaagcaaataactCAAGTGGCAAACTGCATATGGGCGTGGTAGAGCTGGAGGGTTTATACATGTttatacacaaaaacagactaTTAAAAGTATGACataacatttcagtttattgcAACTTTCAACTCAGATAGATTATACAAGACGTTCAGGACCTGCAGTGTCTCCCTTGTGACCTTTGGTCCCgtaaacacagacagcaagACAGACAGGTATTTCAAACATGGCCAGATTAAACTGCTACGAGGCCCAGGGCGAAACTGAGAGCTGCTGGACCCGAATTaacc encodes the following:
- the LOC139304369 gene encoding ADP-ribosyl cyclase/cyclic ADP-ribose hydrolase 1-like, coding for MQPVEYRPPEKRQMRRCRVFTVGAVLLMIVVVIAVVLGLTLSQKTDQLKTTFIARCEAFKGYDCQKIWDAFEQAYVGRDPCKVPMEAYDPLIAAAPFKPACNRMMFWSKTRDVVHDFTEKRDCFLTLEDYLLGSVMNGLTWCGKEGSSETFTTGCPGWTDCENNTVRSFWNKASAAFAEVACGDVTAMLSGSIDTPFSPLSIFGSIEVKRFNSPRMRSLNVVLVTQKNTVTNCTNASLKDLQKELSEGIKYNCKEVSEAQIQECSSNPEKPCGSCW